One part of the Lachnospiraceae bacterium JLR.KK002 genome encodes these proteins:
- a CDS encoding histidine kinase, producing MTTLSDKLILLTGCTLLLRFQWPLERLSSILALLTAISFICLCSFCNLDCLSLSQLPAHFRVLLVLLWMVLGSLSLIYPAFGCFLPLLFYELAVSLNRIPVIFTAGLLPFLSFRKEPAILPWATLLLFLIAWFMARKTARLLELEREFRLLRDSSTEYHLLLRQKNRDLIEKQNHEIHIATLKERNRIAREIHDNVGHMLSRSILQSGALSAINHQENLKEPLKELGNTLSLTMTSVRESVHDLHDDSIDLEASVSGLISDFPDYQISLNYDMGPYIPAPVKYCFISVIKEALSNTARHSNGREISIVLREHPSLYQLMIKDNGTNARTGSSGIGISNMQERVNTLNGNISISTENGFRIFVSLPRG from the coding sequence ATGACCACACTTTCTGATAAACTGATTCTTCTGACCGGCTGCACTCTGCTTCTCAGGTTCCAGTGGCCCCTGGAACGCCTGTCATCCATACTGGCGCTGCTGACTGCCATAAGTTTTATCTGCCTCTGCAGTTTCTGCAATTTGGACTGCCTGTCCCTCTCACAGCTCCCGGCACATTTCCGCGTTCTGCTGGTGCTGCTTTGGATGGTTCTGGGAAGCCTCAGTCTGATATATCCCGCTTTTGGCTGTTTCCTGCCGCTCCTTTTTTACGAACTGGCAGTATCCCTGAACCGTATACCAGTAATTTTTACCGCCGGGCTGCTTCCTTTTCTCTCTTTCCGGAAGGAACCTGCCATACTTCCCTGGGCAACCCTCCTTCTGTTTCTGATTGCATGGTTCATGGCCCGCAAAACTGCCAGACTTCTGGAACTGGAGCGGGAATTCCGCCTGCTGCGGGATTCTTCTACGGAATACCATCTGCTGCTCCGGCAGAAGAACCGGGACCTGATTGAAAAGCAGAATCATGAAATACACATTGCCACTTTAAAGGAACGCAATCGGATTGCCAGAGAAATTCATGATAATGTGGGACATATGCTTTCCCGCTCCATTCTTCAGTCCGGCGCTCTGTCTGCCATCAATCATCAGGAAAATCTGAAGGAGCCGCTGAAAGAACTGGGCAATACCCTGTCACTGACCATGACCTCTGTGCGGGAAAGCGTCCATGACCTCCACGACGATTCCATTGACCTGGAAGCCTCTGTCTCCGGACTGATTTCCGATTTCCCTGATTATCAGATCAGCCTGAACTATGATATGGGCCCCTACATTCCCGCTCCGGTAAAATACTGCTTTATTTCGGTTATCAAAGAGGCATTGTCCAATACTGCCCGGCACAGCAACGGCAGGGAAATTTCCATTGTACTGCGGGAACATCCAAGCCTGTACCAGCTTATGATAAAGGATAACGGCACCAATGCCAGAACTGGCAGTTCCGGTATTGGTATCTCAAATATGCAGGAGCGGGTAAACACTCTGAACGGAAATATATCCATTTCCACTGAAAACGGATTTCGGATTTTTGTTTCTCTGCCCCGCGGATAG
- a CDS encoding ferritin-like domain-containing protein, whose amino-acid sequence MEERKNVIKNTCDFAGIRPIMMDLPWPEIQVRAQNQIYANLLSVDYCGATSEMSAITQYINNENRLSCGNCPLARTVLGIAMAEMMHLQKLGELIFLLGGTVDFVARQPNGRNVMWTPGYLNIPENGRKMLLADIEAEKSAINQYRMHIKVINDDCVNRVLERIIKDEEYHIMILQNLLKE is encoded by the coding sequence ATGGAGGAAAGGAAAAATGTGATAAAAAATACCTGTGATTTCGCAGGTATCAGGCCGATTATGATGGATTTACCCTGGCCGGAGATTCAGGTCAGGGCGCAGAATCAGATTTATGCAAATCTGCTGAGTGTTGATTACTGTGGAGCCACATCTGAAATGTCGGCGATTACCCAGTATATCAACAATGAAAATCGGTTATCCTGCGGAAACTGCCCTCTGGCCAGAACCGTTCTTGGAATTGCCATGGCAGAAATGATGCATTTGCAGAAACTGGGCGAACTGATTTTTCTTCTGGGGGGAACTGTGGATTTTGTTGCCCGGCAGCCCAATGGCAGGAATGTTATGTGGACGCCGGGATATCTGAACATACCGGAAAACGGCAGGAAAATGCTTCTGGCTGATATTGAAGCGGAAAAGTCAGCCATTAATCAGTACAGAATGCATATAAAGGTCATCAATGACGATTGTGTCAACAGAGTTCTGGAGCGTATCATCAAAGATGAAGAATACCATATTATGATTTTACAGAATTTGCTGAAAGAATAA
- a CDS encoding response regulator transcription factor, with translation MNIIIVDDDPFVSLSLKTILEASGEIQVLEIGNNGREAVTLYEKYHPQVLLMDIRMDEMTGLEAAEVILKRDPEAKILFLTTFLDDEYIVRSLKLGAKGYILKQDFESLLPSLKAVVKGQNVFGNEIVTRLPDFISGLESAPYNYAAKGITDKELEIIELVAQGCSNREIAGQLCLSEGTVRNYLSSILEKLGLRDRTQLAVFYYKN, from the coding sequence ATGAATATTATCATTGTAGATGACGACCCGTTTGTTTCTCTGTCCCTGAAAACCATTCTGGAAGCCTCCGGAGAAATTCAGGTACTGGAAATTGGAAATAATGGCCGGGAGGCGGTAACCCTCTACGAAAAATACCATCCGCAGGTATTGCTTATGGATATCCGCATGGATGAAATGACCGGCCTTGAAGCCGCAGAAGTGATTCTGAAACGTGATCCGGAGGCAAAAATTTTGTTTCTGACCACGTTTCTGGATGATGAATATATCGTCCGGTCATTAAAACTGGGTGCAAAGGGATATATCCTGAAACAGGATTTTGAAAGCCTTCTGCCCTCTCTGAAAGCAGTGGTAAAAGGCCAGAACGTGTTCGGAAATGAAATCGTAACCCGTCTTCCTGATTTCATTTCCGGATTGGAATCTGCTCCTTATAATTACGCTGCAAAAGGAATTACCGACAAAGAACTGGAAATTATTGAGCTGGTGGCTCAGGGCTGCAGCAACCGGGAAATTGCCGGACAGCTCTGCCTGAGTGAGGGAACCGTGCGGAATTATCTGAGCTCCATTCTGGAGAAGCTGGGCCTGCGGGACCGGACCCAGCTTGCAGTTTTCTATTACAAAAACTGA
- a CDS encoding ABC transporter ATP-binding protein, which translates to MGKKVVEIENLVKRYRELIALDHLNLAVEEGEIFGLLGPNGSGKTTAINCILALLYFDKGSVKVFGQEIQPDSYEIKKQIGVVLQNVAVFEELTVQENIDYFCGLYIQDKKTRKQYVEEAIIFSGLEDFRKFYPKKLSGGLLRRLNIACGIAHKPRLIIMDEPTVAVDPQSRNRILEGIQKLNREGATIIYTSHYMEEVEQICSRIAILDKGRCVATGTRDELKSMIRMGEKIHMEVLELQPFQIEEIKELRHVYQVEYQDGMLEIRCSGGKHNLVHILDYFGSRNIGFGRVYSELPTLNDVFLEITGKELRDAAETA; encoded by the coding sequence ATGGGAAAAAAAGTGGTGGAAATAGAAAATCTGGTAAAACGGTATCGGGAGCTGATTGCCCTGGACCATTTGAATCTTGCGGTGGAGGAAGGTGAGATTTTCGGCCTGCTGGGCCCCAATGGTTCCGGGAAAACCACGGCCATTAACTGTATTCTGGCTCTTTTGTATTTTGACAAGGGCAGCGTAAAGGTTTTTGGACAGGAAATTCAGCCGGACAGCTATGAGATTAAGAAACAGATTGGGGTGGTGCTGCAGAATGTGGCAGTGTTTGAGGAACTGACCGTGCAGGAAAATATTGACTATTTCTGCGGCCTGTACATACAGGATAAGAAGACCAGAAAACAGTATGTGGAAGAAGCCATTATCTTTTCCGGTCTGGAGGATTTTCGTAAATTTTACCCGAAAAAGCTGTCAGGGGGACTGCTCAGGAGACTGAATATCGCCTGCGGAATTGCCCATAAACCCAGATTGATTATTATGGATGAGCCTACGGTGGCTGTGGACCCTCAGAGCCGGAACCGGATTCTGGAAGGGATTCAGAAGCTGAACCGGGAGGGAGCCACGATTATTTATACCTCCCATTATATGGAAGAGGTGGAACAGATCTGCAGCCGGATTGCCATCCTGGACAAAGGCAGATGTGTGGCCACGGGAACCAGAGACGAGCTGAAATCCATGATTCGGATGGGAGAAAAGATTCACATGGAGGTGCTGGAATTGCAGCCGTTTCAGATTGAGGAAATCAAAGAGCTGCGCCATGTGTATCAGGTGGAATATCAGGATGGAATGCTGGAAATCCGCTGCAGCGGCGGAAAGCATAACCTGGTGCATATTCTGGATTATTTCGGCAGCCGGAACATTGGATTCGGCAGAGTGTATTCGGAACTGCCTACCCTGAACGATGTATTTCTGGAGATTACCGGAAAAGAGCTGCGGGACGCTGCGGAGACAGCCTGA
- a CDS encoding ABC transporter permease, giving the protein MFFRLYKYSLLRSSRDRLTIFWNLIFPVMLGSLFQLAFGNYTEKEVLFHQIPVACVEEEGADENFSELLKVLETDNELIQVQKTDKKKAEQLLRDEKVEGIFLNRGEAGQEDRGISLIVTEEGMNQTILSSILEQYERTCATLTAIGREYPAGIQEAAALLKEDCRYLKEGNVGKASANSVLDYFYSLLAMNCLMGATTGLVCAVEFKANLSVLAARRMVAGCSRFRMLWPDLAAKITVQFVYITFSMGYLMFVLKVPLGEQWGFLLLTEFVGSVLGIFIGFFIGVAGRMQYSMKEALCILIMMVSSFFSGLMTDGIQRVIERYVPFFARINPASLIAGAFNSLNIYDTYGRYLESVGTMAVMILVLAAGSFMLAGRERYAGI; this is encoded by the coding sequence ATGTTTTTCAGATTATACAAGTACAGTCTGCTTCGGTCGTCACGGGACCGGCTGACCATATTCTGGAACCTGATATTTCCTGTTATGCTGGGAAGTCTGTTTCAGCTGGCTTTTGGAAATTATACGGAAAAAGAGGTACTGTTCCATCAGATTCCGGTAGCCTGCGTGGAGGAAGAAGGGGCAGATGAGAATTTTTCAGAGCTTCTGAAGGTGCTGGAAACAGACAATGAACTGATACAGGTACAGAAAACGGATAAGAAAAAGGCAGAGCAGCTTTTACGGGATGAAAAGGTGGAAGGTATTTTTCTTAACAGGGGAGAAGCCGGACAGGAGGACAGAGGAATTTCTCTGATAGTGACGGAAGAAGGGATGAATCAGACTATTTTAAGCTCCATTCTGGAGCAGTATGAGCGTACCTGCGCCACACTGACTGCCATTGGGAGGGAATACCCTGCCGGAATTCAGGAAGCGGCGGCGCTGCTGAAAGAAGACTGCCGGTATCTGAAAGAAGGAAATGTGGGAAAGGCGTCCGCTAACAGCGTTCTGGATTATTTTTATTCCCTTCTTGCCATGAACTGCCTGATGGGGGCGACTACGGGACTTGTCTGTGCAGTGGAATTTAAGGCGAATTTAAGCGTGCTGGCGGCCAGACGGATGGTGGCAGGCTGCAGCAGATTTCGGATGCTCTGGCCGGATCTGGCGGCAAAAATAACCGTTCAGTTTGTGTATATTACCTTTTCCATGGGATATCTGATGTTTGTATTAAAGGTTCCTCTGGGAGAACAATGGGGATTTTTGCTGCTGACAGAATTTGTGGGAAGCGTACTGGGTATTTTTATTGGGTTTTTTATCGGGGTGGCAGGCAGAATGCAGTACAGCATGAAAGAAGCCCTGTGTATTCTGATTATGATGGTATCCAGTTTTTTCAGCGGGCTGATGACAGACGGAATCCAGAGGGTAATAGAACGGTATGTTCCGTTTTTTGCCCGTATCAATCCGGCTTCTCTCATTGCAGGTGCTTTTAACAGCCTGAATATTTATGACACTTATGGGCGGTATCTGGAATCTGTGGGAACCATGGCGGTGATGATTCTGGTTCTGGCCGCAGGATCTTTCATGTTGGCAGGGAGGGAACGATATGCAGGTATTTAA
- a CDS encoding Ig-like domain-containing protein — translation MKQHRPFWRILFFCFALVLAVPVISMLQTPLQAEAAAPKLSKKKATVKEGKTLTLTVKNPTQKVTWKSSNSKVVKITKKTGSNKSKATLKGLKKGTATITAKVGKKKLTAKITVKHVHKWRGYATCTEPDLCTTCGAGRGVALGHSWSPATCQRPATCQRCGATEGGLGAHVWDQNEICTVCNTLNISRILNMRITNVGSFTDNAKVMIQNRGNQQYMLSSAGSTYPVPATLTTGGKIYKTYLWNNNAGSFVPVAMGSVDTTLWFAIESFNPDDFFTITFDSSIVFDISYFNQNLHRFETYKATVTPSGCSFTKY, via the coding sequence ATGAAGCAACACAGACCCTTCTGGCGAATTCTGTTCTTCTGCTTTGCACTTGTTCTGGCGGTACCAGTTATTTCCATGCTGCAGACTCCTCTGCAGGCAGAGGCTGCCGCTCCAAAGCTCAGCAAAAAGAAGGCGACGGTAAAGGAAGGAAAAACCCTCACTCTCACTGTGAAAAATCCCACACAAAAAGTAACCTGGAAATCCAGCAATTCCAAAGTAGTTAAAATCACGAAAAAAACCGGCTCCAATAAATCCAAAGCCACATTAAAAGGGCTCAAAAAAGGCACAGCCACCATTACTGCCAAAGTAGGCAAAAAGAAGCTGACTGCTAAAATCACAGTAAAGCATGTACATAAATGGAGAGGTTACGCCACATGTACGGAACCGGACCTGTGTACAACCTGCGGCGCAGGCCGGGGCGTAGCACTGGGCCACAGCTGGTCTCCTGCCACCTGTCAGCGGCCCGCCACCTGTCAGCGATGCGGCGCCACCGAAGGCGGACTGGGCGCCCATGTATGGGATCAGAATGAAATCTGTACGGTATGCAATACGCTGAACATATCCAGAATTCTGAATATGCGTATTACAAATGTGGGCAGTTTTACAGATAATGCCAAGGTAATGATTCAGAACCGCGGAAACCAGCAGTATATGTTATCCAGCGCAGGCTCCACTTACCCGGTTCCCGCTACCCTGACCACCGGCGGAAAAATTTATAAAACCTACCTGTGGAATAACAACGCAGGCAGTTTCGTTCCCGTTGCCATGGGAAGCGTTGATACCACCCTCTGGTTCGCTATTGAATCCTTTAACCCGGACGACTTCTTTACCATTACCTTTGACTCGTCCATTGTGTTTGATATTTCATATTTCAATCAGAACCTTCACCGGTTCGAGACTTACAAAGCCACGGTCACGCCCTCTGGCTGCAGTTTTACAAAATACTGA
- a CDS encoding helix-turn-helix transcriptional regulator, translated as MESITERLSCLMERKNIKAVELAQAVAVNTSTISRILKGTQMPTSDTLYKFAQYFNVTMEYLMTGENSVQENCVSANYSRKEAQLLEYYNIMGKEDQEELMVIARMKAAKRVGDRI; from the coding sequence ATGGAATCAATAACAGAAAGATTGTCCTGTTTAATGGAAAGAAAAAATATAAAAGCGGTGGAGCTTGCGCAGGCAGTTGCTGTTAATACATCTACCATCAGCCGGATTTTAAAAGGCACTCAGATGCCGACCAGCGATACCCTTTACAAGTTTGCGCAATATTTTAATGTCACCATGGAATACCTGATGACCGGGGAAAATTCTGTGCAGGAAAATTGCGTTTCCGCAAATTATTCCCGGAAGGAAGCACAGTTGCTGGAATATTATAATATTATGGGAAAAGAGGACCAGGAGGAGCTGATGGTAATCGCCAGAATGAAGGCCGCAAAAAGAGTCGGAGACCGAATATAA
- a CDS encoding DUF4190 domain-containing protein, which produces MSDENNTFDNGFQGNQPQQNYQAPDYKPPGSGFGIASMVCGILALITCCMWCTCIPLAVVSIVLGILQIQKGTAKGMAIAGIVCSSIGLILFIALTVWGNYLESTGFYQEFMQEYMQQIQELQGL; this is translated from the coding sequence ATGAGTGACGAGAATAACACATTTGATAACGGTTTTCAGGGAAATCAGCCCCAGCAGAATTATCAGGCGCCGGATTATAAACCGCCCGGTTCCGGATTCGGAATTGCTTCCATGGTCTGCGGTATTCTGGCTTTGATTACCTGCTGTATGTGGTGCACCTGTATTCCGCTGGCAGTGGTATCTATTGTACTTGGTATTCTGCAGATTCAGAAAGGTACGGCCAAAGGGATGGCAATTGCAGGAATTGTATGTTCTTCCATCGGGCTGATTCTGTTTATTGCGCTGACCGTATGGGGCAATTATCTTGAAAGCACCGGATTTTATCAGGAGTTTATGCAGGAATATATGCAGCAGATACAGGAACTGCAGGGACTGTAA
- the typA gene encoding translational GTPase TypA codes for MKTTREDIRNIAIIAHVDHGKTTLVDELLKQSGVFRANQEVQERVMDSNDIERERGITILSKNTAVFYKNTKINIIDTPGHADFGGEVERVLKMVNGVVLVVDAFEGAMPQTKFVLMKALALDLPVIVCINKIDRPEARPDDVIDEVLELFMDLDASDEQLDCPFIYASARDGYAVKDLNDEKKDMTALFETILEYIPAPEGDPKASTQVLISTIDYNEYVGRIGVGKVDNGCLKINQDAVVVNHHEPDKLQKVRISKLYEFDGLNKVDVTEANIGSIVAISGIADIHIGDTICAPENPCAIDFQKISEPTISMNFIVNDSPLAGQEGKFVTSRHIRDRLFRELNTDVSLRVEETDSPDSLKVSGRGELHLSVLIENMRREGYEFAVSKAEVLYHKDENGKKLEPMELAYVDVPDEFTGAVIEKLSQRKGELQNMGPISGGYTRLEFNIPSRGLIGYRSEFLTDTRGNGIINTIFNGYEPYRGDIAYRKQGSLIAFESGESVTYGLFSAQDRGTLFIGPGEKVYAGMVIGQSAKPEDIELNVCKKKHLTNTRSSSADEALTLTPPRILSLEQALEFIETDELLEVTPESLRIRKRILDPTLRKRAGFRK; via the coding sequence ATGAAGACAACACGAGAGGACATCCGTAACATTGCCATTATTGCCCATGTAGACCATGGCAAAACCACCCTGGTGGATGAACTGCTCAAACAAAGCGGCGTATTCCGGGCCAACCAGGAGGTACAGGAGCGGGTTATGGATTCCAATGATATTGAACGAGAACGGGGCATCACCATCCTCTCCAAAAATACCGCTGTTTTTTATAAGAACACCAAAATCAACATTATTGACACCCCAGGCCATGCGGATTTCGGCGGCGAAGTGGAACGTGTGCTGAAAATGGTCAACGGAGTGGTTCTTGTGGTAGATGCCTTTGAAGGAGCCATGCCTCAGACCAAATTCGTGCTGATGAAGGCTCTGGCTCTGGACCTTCCGGTCATTGTATGTATCAATAAAATTGACCGGCCCGAAGCAAGGCCCGACGATGTGATTGACGAAGTACTGGAATTATTTATGGATCTGGATGCTTCCGACGAACAGCTTGACTGTCCTTTTATCTATGCTTCTGCCAGAGACGGCTATGCGGTGAAAGATTTAAATGATGAAAAAAAGGACATGACTGCCTTATTTGAGACCATTCTGGAATATATCCCGGCGCCGGAAGGAGACCCAAAAGCCAGTACCCAGGTATTAATCAGCACCATTGACTACAACGAATACGTGGGGCGTATCGGCGTGGGAAAAGTAGATAACGGCTGTCTGAAAATCAATCAGGACGCTGTGGTTGTCAACCACCACGAACCGGACAAGCTGCAAAAGGTGCGTATCAGCAAACTCTATGAATTTGACGGATTAAATAAAGTGGACGTTACGGAAGCAAACATCGGCTCCATCGTGGCCATTTCCGGCATTGCGGACATCCACATCGGCGATACCATCTGCGCCCCGGAGAATCCCTGCGCCATTGATTTCCAGAAGATTTCCGAGCCTACCATTTCCATGAATTTCATTGTAAATGACAGCCCTCTGGCTGGCCAGGAAGGGAAATTTGTCACTTCCCGCCATATCAGGGACCGTCTGTTCCGGGAACTGAATACGGATGTTTCTCTGCGGGTGGAAGAAACAGACAGTCCGGACAGCCTGAAAGTTTCCGGCAGGGGTGAACTGCATTTATCCGTGCTCATTGAAAACATGCGCCGGGAAGGCTATGAATTTGCAGTAAGTAAAGCAGAAGTTTTATACCACAAAGATGAAAACGGAAAGAAACTGGAGCCCATGGAACTGGCCTATGTGGACGTACCCGATGAATTTACCGGAGCAGTCATTGAGAAATTAAGCCAGCGAAAAGGGGAGCTTCAGAATATGGGGCCCATCAGCGGCGGTTATACAAGACTGGAATTCAACATCCCCTCCCGCGGCCTGATTGGCTACCGCAGCGAATTTCTCACAGACACCAGAGGAAATGGTATCATCAACACCATTTTCAACGGATATGAGCCATACAGAGGCGATATCGCTTACCGGAAGCAGGGCTCTCTCATCGCTTTTGAGTCCGGAGAATCCGTAACCTACGGCCTGTTCAGCGCGCAGGACCGGGGAACCCTCTTTATCGGCCCCGGAGAAAAAGTCTATGCAGGCATGGTAATCGGCCAGAGCGCCAAACCGGAAGATATTGAGCTGAATGTCTGCAAAAAGAAACACCTGACCAACACCCGCTCCTCCAGTGCGGACGAGGCCCTGACTCTGACGCCTCCCAGAATCTTAAGTCTGGAACAGGCCCTGGAATTTATCGAAACCGACGAGCTTCTGGAAGTCACACCGGAAAGCCTGCGCATCCGCAAACGGATTCTGGACCCCACCCTGCGGAAACGGGCCGGTTTCCGGAAATAG
- a CDS encoding ABC transporter permease, which produces MQVFKAFFRILYKNKTSLFMYIAIYLALTLIISNVLQEKSQTEFTGVSLDVALENRDGGSLGKALETYLEARHRLTDIPEQKEDLQDAMYYRELDYVLTIPEDFTEKFQNGDTEELLEGFMVPGSSSAYLIEQDIESYLKTVSMYLKAGSDVQQAASLSIRDLEKKAQVEFLEEDGTSTIPGGFYFFQYIPYVFLIMMILGVGNVMKSFKNKDLEARNKCSSISFLKQNMQIFLGCMVYMGLVYVIFMGMACLNTGDYIFTLQGFLSAVNALVFGICALSVAWFAVQFARNTAALNVLSNIFGLGFSFLGGVFVSLDMMGERARQIARFTPSYWYVKANEDILSVEDFTGAGLVYRSYLMVLMFAFVFFSAGLLVHRMKLRSR; this is translated from the coding sequence ATGCAGGTATTTAAAGCATTTTTTCGGATTTTATACAAAAATAAAACGTCGCTTTTCATGTATATTGCCATTTATCTGGCCCTGACTCTGATTATCAGCAATGTGCTGCAGGAAAAAAGCCAGACAGAATTTACAGGAGTTTCTCTGGATGTGGCATTGGAGAACCGGGATGGAGGAAGCCTCGGAAAAGCGCTGGAAACATATCTGGAAGCCAGACACCGGCTTACGGATATTCCGGAACAGAAAGAAGATTTGCAGGACGCCATGTACTATCGGGAACTGGACTATGTTCTGACAATTCCGGAAGATTTTACAGAGAAGTTTCAGAATGGAGATACGGAAGAACTGCTGGAGGGATTTATGGTGCCCGGCAGCAGCAGCGCTTACCTGATTGAACAGGACATCGAAAGCTACCTGAAAACCGTTTCCATGTATCTGAAGGCGGGCAGCGACGTACAGCAGGCAGCTTCCTTAAGCATCCGGGATTTGGAAAAGAAAGCCCAGGTGGAATTTCTGGAGGAGGATGGAACCAGTACAATTCCCGGCGGATTTTACTTTTTCCAGTATATTCCCTATGTATTTCTGATTATGATGATTCTGGGCGTGGGAAATGTCATGAAATCCTTTAAAAATAAAGATTTGGAAGCCAGAAACAAATGTTCTTCCATTTCTTTTCTGAAACAGAATATGCAGATTTTTCTGGGATGTATGGTCTATATGGGGCTGGTGTATGTCATCTTTATGGGAATGGCCTGTCTGAATACGGGAGATTATATTTTCACATTGCAGGGATTTTTAAGCGCTGTCAACGCGCTGGTGTTTGGGATTTGCGCATTGAGTGTGGCCTGGTTTGCAGTGCAGTTTGCCAGGAATACGGCTGCATTAAACGTGTTGAGTAATATTTTCGGTCTGGGATTCAGTTTTCTGGGAGGCGTGTTCGTGTCCCTGGATATGATGGGAGAACGGGCAAGACAAATCGCCAGATTTACCCCTTCCTACTGGTATGTGAAAGCAAATGAAGATATTCTGAGTGTGGAAGATTTTACCGGAGCAGGATTGGTGTACCGTTCATATCTGATGGTATTGATGTTTGCGTTTGTCTTTTTTTCCGCGGGGCTTCTGGTTCATCGGATGAAGCTCAGAAGCAGGTAG